A portion of the Cryptomeria japonica chromosome 5, Sugi_1.0, whole genome shotgun sequence genome contains these proteins:
- the LOC131042750 gene encoding uncharacterized protein LOC131042750 — MGGKSLIAVVCIVVMVLIANQSHSRRVVRCRGSRFARCNGQRQQCPQQCPDTCQMDCETCKAVCSCDKPGGVCQDPRFIGGDGIMFYFHGKKEQDLCLVSDSDLHINAHFMGKRGDGMGRDFTWVQSIGLLFHGTHRLFVGAKKVATWNDSIDQLGIALDGKSITLPQEEGASLSVSPLKMNITRLHPNNEVIVEVEDKFKITAHVVPITPEESRIHNYGITSDDCFAHLELSFKFHSRSPHVSGVLGQTYAADYTSPINLGLTLPLMGSEANYLSSNLFATDCKVARFRGAGEEEKNHQFSILDLNCAGELGGSGMVCRR; from the exons ATGGGTGGAAAATCCTTAATTGCTGTTGTTTGCATTGTAGTGATGGTGCTGATTGCAAACCAATCGCACTCAAGGAGGGTGGTGAGATGTCGTGGTTCGAGATTCGCCAGGTGTAATGGACAGAGACAACAATGTCCCCAACAGTGCCCAGATACCTGTCAGATGGACTGCGAAACCTGCAAGGCCGTGTGCA GCTGTGATAAGCCAGGAGGCGTATGCCAGGATCCTCGCTTCATCGGAGGAGATGGCATCATGTTCTATTTTCACGGTAAGAAAGAGCAGGACCTATGTTTGGTGTCAGACTCAGACCTGCACATCAATGCGCACTTCATGGGAAAGAGAGGAGACGGCATGGGAAGAGACTTCACGTGGGTGCAGTCCATCGGACTGCTCTTCCATGGAACTCATCGGCTTTTCGTTGGGGCCAAAAAGGTCGCCACATGGAACGATTCCATCGACCAGCTAGGGATAGCCCTGGATGGAAAATCCATAACACTTCCCCAAGAGGAGGGcgcttctctctctgtctctccatTAAAAATGAATATCACTCGCCTCCACCCTAACAATGAGGTGATTGTTGAAGTGGAGGACAAGTTTAAGATCACAGCACACGTTGTGCCCATCACTCCAGAGGAATCTCGGATCCACAACTACGGAATTACCTCTGACGATTGCTTTGCGCATCTGGAGCTCAGCTTCAAGTTCCATTCCCGTAGCCCCCACGTGAGCGGAGTTCTTGGACAGACATATGCAGCAGACTACACAAGCCCCATCAATTTGGGCCTGACATTGCCATTAATGGGAAGTGAAGCGAACTATTTGAGTAGCAATCTCTTCGCCACTGACTGCAAAGTTGCTCGATTCCGAGGAGCTggagaagaagagaaaaaccaCCAGTTCTCCATCCTTGATCTCAACTGTGCTGGTGAGCTAGGTGGCAGTGGCATGGTCTGCCGCAGGTAG